The following coding sequences lie in one Mycobacterium sp. DL440 genomic window:
- a CDS encoding glycerol-3-phosphate 1-O-acyltransferase has translation MTAGVDDFASFSTTDDALVLASVSSPAELELLNDWLKAQRREHPDSTVEVLQLPATDEPAPGAVARLVEELDAGEDRLVVPVRVFWVPAGLPTRLKVVGLISGRDTYRPPEILQRRILRKDPTRARVVAGEPAKVSELRKQWSETTVAENPREFARFVLRRAVLAIERVELRLLGPEYKSPRLVKPEMLDSARFRQGLEQIPGATVETAGEMLDELSTGWSRFSVDLIPTLGRAIFSRGFDPRIDYDRSEIESMRHALEQHPAVLLFSHRSYLDGVIVPVAMQENRLPPVYTFAGINLSFGLMGPLFRHSGVIFLRRKLDDPLYKYVLRQYVGYIVEKRFNLNWSIEGTRSRTGKMLPPKLGLLAYVANAYLDGRSDDILLQPVSISFDQLHETAEYAAYARGGEKTPEGLSWLYNFIKAQGERNYGKIYVRFPEAVSMREHLGEPNGEMAHDEAAKRLAMQKMAFEVAWRILRVTPVSATNLVSALLLGARGVALTLDQLHHTLQDSLDYLERKNTPMTNSALRLRTAEGVRSAVDALSGGHPVTLVDSGREPVWRIAPEDELEAAFYRNSLIHAFQETSIVELALAHAAHVADDPLQAFWDQVMRLRDLLKFDFYFADSAAFRDNVAEEMSWYENWEEKVAAGGDDIYQMLRGKRPLLVGAMLRPFFEAYAIVADVLRDAPAEIGERDLTKRALGVGRQYVAQGRVGSNESVSALLFATARQVAADQNLLVSGPDLQERRDAFRDELRGIVADMDKVDEIARKQFYVREQQRRAQRFLQG, from the coding sequence GTGACCGCGGGAGTCGATGATTTCGCCAGCTTCAGCACCACCGACGACGCGCTGGTGCTCGCGTCCGTGTCGTCACCGGCCGAGCTCGAACTGCTCAACGACTGGCTCAAAGCGCAGCGGCGCGAACACCCCGACTCGACGGTCGAGGTACTGCAGTTGCCGGCCACCGACGAACCTGCGCCCGGTGCGGTGGCCCGGCTGGTCGAGGAGCTGGACGCCGGCGAGGACCGCCTGGTGGTCCCGGTCCGGGTGTTCTGGGTGCCCGCCGGACTCCCCACCCGGTTGAAAGTGGTCGGGTTGATCTCCGGTCGTGACACCTACCGGCCACCGGAGATCCTGCAGCGGCGCATTCTGCGCAAGGACCCGACGCGCGCGCGGGTCGTGGCCGGTGAACCGGCCAAAGTGTCCGAGCTGCGCAAGCAGTGGAGCGAGACCACGGTTGCGGAAAACCCCAGGGAATTTGCACGATTCGTGCTCCGCCGGGCGGTACTGGCGATCGAACGGGTGGAGCTTCGTCTACTCGGTCCCGAATACAAGTCGCCGCGGCTCGTCAAGCCGGAGATGCTCGACTCGGCGCGCTTCCGTCAAGGGCTCGAGCAGATCCCCGGCGCGACGGTGGAGACGGCCGGTGAGATGCTCGATGAGCTCTCCACCGGGTGGAGCCGGTTCTCGGTGGATCTGATCCCAACCCTGGGCCGGGCGATCTTCAGCCGCGGATTCGATCCCCGCATCGACTATGACCGCTCCGAGATCGAGTCGATGCGTCATGCCCTGGAACAACATCCAGCGGTACTGCTGTTCTCCCACCGGTCCTACCTCGACGGGGTCATCGTCCCGGTGGCCATGCAGGAGAATCGACTTCCTCCGGTGTACACGTTCGCCGGGATCAACCTGTCGTTCGGCCTGATGGGTCCGTTGTTCCGGCATTCCGGCGTCATCTTTTTGCGCCGCAAACTCGACGACCCGCTGTACAAGTACGTGCTGCGCCAGTACGTCGGTTACATCGTGGAGAAGCGGTTCAACCTGAACTGGTCCATCGAGGGCACCCGGTCGCGGACCGGAAAGATGTTGCCGCCCAAGCTCGGACTGCTCGCTTACGTCGCCAACGCCTACCTCGACGGCCGCAGCGACGACATCTTGCTGCAGCCCGTGTCGATCAGTTTCGATCAGCTGCACGAGACCGCCGAGTACGCCGCATACGCCCGCGGTGGCGAGAAGACACCCGAGGGTCTGAGCTGGCTGTACAACTTCATCAAGGCGCAGGGCGAACGCAACTACGGCAAGATCTATGTCCGCTTCCCGGAAGCGGTTTCGATGCGCGAGCACCTCGGTGAGCCGAACGGCGAGATGGCCCATGATGAAGCGGCCAAACGCCTGGCGATGCAGAAGATGGCGTTCGAGGTGGCGTGGCGGATTCTGCGGGTCACCCCGGTCAGCGCGACCAACCTGGTCTCGGCGCTGCTGCTGGGTGCCCGCGGAGTTGCGCTGACCCTCGATCAACTGCACCACACCCTGCAGGACTCACTGGATTACCTGGAGCGCAAGAACACCCCGATGACCAACAGTGCGCTGCGGCTGCGTACCGCCGAGGGCGTGCGTTCGGCCGTCGACGCCCTCTCCGGCGGGCACCCGGTGACGCTGGTGGACAGTGGGCGCGAGCCGGTGTGGCGGATCGCCCCCGAGGACGAGTTGGAGGCGGCCTTTTACCGCAACTCACTGATCCATGCCTTCCAGGAGACCTCGATCGTCGAGCTCGCGCTGGCACATGCCGCGCACGTCGCCGACGACCCGTTGCAGGCGTTCTGGGACCAGGTGATGCGGCTGCGTGACCTGCTCAAGTTCGATTTCTATTTCGCCGATTCGGCAGCCTTCCGCGACAACGTCGCCGAAGAGATGTCGTGGTACGAGAACTGGGAAGAGAAGGTCGCGGCGGGGGGCGACGATATCTATCAGATGCTGCGCGGCAAGCGACCGCTGTTGGTGGGCGCCATGCTGCGCCCGTTTTTCGAGGCCTACGCGATTGTCGCCGATGTGCTGCGTGATGCACCGGCGGAGATCGGGGAACGGGACCTGACCAAGCGGGCGCTGGGCGTGGGGCGGCAGTACGTCGCCCAGGGCCGGGTGGGCAGCAACGAGTCGGTCTCGGCACTGCTGTTCGCCACCGCGCGGCAGGTGGCGGCCGATCAGAACCTGCTGGTCAGCGGTCCTGATCTGCAGGAGCGCCGCGACGCCTTCCGCGACGAACTGCGCGGGATCGTCGCCGATATGGACAAGGTCGACGAGATCGCGCGTAAACAGTTCTACGTCCGGGAGCAGCAGCGTCGCGCCCAGCGATTCCTACAGGGCTAG
- a CDS encoding HAD-IB family hydrolase/lysophospholipid acyltransferase family protein, whose amino-acid sequence MRLPGTLAEIEGSPEGPEIGAFFDLDGTLVAGFTGVIMTRDRLRRGQMGVGEFIGMVQAGLNHQLGRSEFEDLIGKGARMLRGNSLSDLDELGERLFVQHVQGRMYPEMRAMVRAHMARGHTVVLSSSALTVQVEPVARFLGIDNVLCNKFETDEDGLITGEVMRPVIWGPGKARAVQNFSTAHGVDLTKSYFYADGDEDVALMYLVGNPRPTNPAGKLAAVAAKRGWPVLKFSSRSGSSPVSQLRTLASLAAIPTVAAGAIGLGLLTRNKRTGVNFFTSNWSKLLMLTTGIELNVLGEENLTAQRPAVFIFNHRNQADPMIAGRLVGVDFTGVGKKELERNPLMGPLGKVMDAAFIDRDDPEKAVESLHRVEELARKGLSILIAPEGTRLDTTEVGPFKKGPFRIAMAAGVPIVPIVIRNAEVIAARDSSTFNPGTVDVAVYPPISLDDWTVDNLTDRIAEVRQIYLDTLSSWPHDELPTFDIYARAPAKKAAGRRAAKKAPAKKIPAKKAVPKPDTSSSSSSRSTPKGRP is encoded by the coding sequence ATGCGATTGCCCGGCACCCTGGCCGAGATCGAGGGCAGCCCGGAGGGTCCGGAGATCGGCGCGTTCTTCGACCTGGACGGCACCCTGGTGGCCGGCTTCACCGGGGTGATCATGACCCGGGACCGGTTGCGCCGCGGTCAGATGGGCGTCGGCGAGTTCATCGGGATGGTGCAGGCCGGGCTCAACCACCAACTGGGGCGTTCGGAGTTCGAGGACCTGATCGGCAAGGGCGCCCGGATGCTGCGGGGCAATTCGCTCAGCGATCTCGACGAGCTGGGTGAGCGGCTGTTCGTCCAGCACGTGCAGGGCCGCATGTACCCGGAGATGCGTGCGATGGTCCGCGCGCACATGGCCCGTGGCCACACGGTGGTATTGAGCTCCTCGGCGCTGACGGTTCAAGTGGAGCCGGTGGCCCGCTTTCTCGGCATCGACAACGTGCTGTGCAACAAGTTCGAGACCGATGAGGACGGCCTGATCACCGGCGAAGTGATGAGACCGGTCATCTGGGGTCCCGGCAAAGCCCGTGCGGTACAGAACTTCTCGACGGCCCACGGGGTGGACCTGACCAAGAGCTACTTCTACGCCGACGGTGACGAGGACGTCGCCCTGATGTATTTGGTGGGCAATCCGCGGCCGACGAATCCGGCCGGCAAGTTGGCCGCCGTTGCCGCCAAGCGCGGCTGGCCGGTGCTGAAGTTCAGCAGCCGCAGCGGCAGCAGTCCGGTGTCGCAGCTGCGCACTTTGGCCAGCCTGGCCGCCATCCCGACCGTCGCCGCCGGCGCGATCGGACTCGGGTTGTTGACCCGCAACAAGCGCACGGGGGTCAACTTCTTCACCTCGAACTGGAGCAAGCTGCTCATGCTCACCACCGGCATCGAGCTCAACGTCCTGGGTGAGGAGAATCTGACCGCGCAACGCCCTGCGGTATTCATCTTCAATCACCGCAATCAGGCCGACCCGATGATCGCGGGCAGGCTGGTCGGCGTGGACTTCACCGGTGTCGGGAAGAAGGAACTGGAACGCAACCCGTTGATGGGTCCACTGGGCAAGGTCATGGATGCGGCATTCATCGACCGCGACGACCCGGAGAAGGCTGTCGAAAGTCTGCACCGCGTGGAAGAGCTTGCCCGCAAGGGCTTGTCGATCCTGATCGCTCCCGAGGGCACCCGGCTGGACACGACCGAGGTCGGCCCGTTCAAGAAGGGGCCGTTCCGCATCGCGATGGCTGCGGGCGTTCCGATAGTGCCGATCGTGATCCGCAACGCCGAGGTGATCGCGGCCCGCGATTCCAGCACGTTCAACCCGGGCACCGTGGATGTCGCGGTGTATCCGCCGATATCGCTGGACGATTGGACCGTCGACAACCTCACCGACCGCATCGCCGAGGTCCGCCAGATCTACCTCGACACCCTCAGCTCCTGGCCGCATGACGAACTGCCCACCTTCGACATCTACGCCCGCGCACCCGCGAAGAAGGCCGCTGGGCGCCGGGCGGCCAAGAAGGCGCCCGCGAAGAAGATCCCGGCGAAAAAGGCTGTCCCCAAGCCGGATACCTCGTCAAGCTCGTCGTCACGATCGACCCCGAAGGGCCGGCCGTGA
- a CDS encoding wax ester/triacylglycerol synthase family O-acyltransferase has translation MSDVPELDAAGLPEELSAVDQLLHRGEANPRTRSGILGVEILDTTPDWDRFRARLDYASRKVLRLRQKVVMPTLPTAAPRWVIDPDFNLDYHVRRVRVPAPGTLRDVFDLAEIALQSPMDITRPLWNATLVEGLADGRAATILHLSHAVSDGVGMVEMFANIYDLERDPEPAAAAPLPIPQDLSPNDLMREGINRLPGSIAGGVLGVLGQAARAVTKVVRDPVSAVSGAVDYAMSGARVMGPAAHPSPLLRRRSLSSRSEAIDIPFSDLRRAAKAAGGSINDAYLAGLCGALRLYHDAKGISIETLPMAVPVNLRSEDDPAGGNRFAGVNLAAPVGIVDPETRIKAVRSQMTSKREERAIDVVGAIAPVLSLLPDAVLETVAGSVVNSDVQASNVPVYPGDTFIAGAKILRHYGIGPLPGVAMMVVLISRSGYITVTTRYDRAAITDEQLFAECLLAGFDEVLALGGDGRAEPASFSDDTSATNGSAAQ, from the coding sequence ATGAGCGACGTGCCGGAGTTGGACGCGGCCGGACTGCCCGAAGAACTGAGCGCAGTCGATCAACTGCTGCATCGGGGAGAGGCAAACCCGCGCACCCGGTCCGGGATCCTGGGTGTCGAGATCCTCGACACCACACCGGATTGGGACCGTTTCCGGGCCCGTCTGGATTACGCGTCGCGCAAAGTTTTGCGGCTGCGCCAGAAGGTCGTCATGCCCACCCTCCCTACGGCCGCTCCGCGCTGGGTCATCGATCCCGACTTCAACCTCGACTATCACGTGCGACGGGTGCGCGTTCCGGCGCCCGGCACGTTGCGCGACGTGTTCGACCTGGCCGAGATCGCGCTGCAATCGCCGATGGACATCACCCGGCCGCTGTGGAATGCCACCCTGGTCGAAGGGCTGGCCGACGGGCGTGCGGCGACCATCCTTCATCTGAGCCACGCGGTGTCCGACGGCGTCGGGATGGTCGAGATGTTCGCCAACATCTACGACCTCGAACGCGATCCCGAACCGGCGGCCGCGGCGCCGCTGCCCATCCCGCAGGACCTGTCGCCCAACGACCTGATGCGGGAGGGCATCAACCGGTTGCCCGGATCGATCGCGGGGGGCGTGCTCGGCGTGCTCGGACAGGCGGCGCGCGCGGTGACCAAGGTGGTGCGCGACCCGGTCTCCGCGGTCAGCGGTGCGGTCGACTACGCGATGTCCGGTGCCCGGGTGATGGGTCCGGCCGCCCATCCCTCGCCGCTGCTGCGCCGTCGGAGCCTGTCGTCGCGCTCGGAGGCGATCGACATCCCGTTTTCTGACCTGCGCCGAGCAGCCAAGGCCGCCGGCGGTTCGATCAATGATGCCTACCTGGCCGGGCTGTGCGGTGCACTGCGCCTCTACCACGACGCCAAAGGCATCTCGATCGAGACGCTGCCGATGGCGGTGCCGGTCAACCTGCGTTCCGAGGACGACCCGGCCGGCGGTAACCGTTTCGCGGGAGTCAACCTCGCCGCACCCGTCGGAATCGTCGACCCGGAGACCCGGATCAAGGCCGTCCGGTCGCAGATGACGAGCAAGCGCGAGGAGCGCGCCATCGACGTGGTCGGTGCGATCGCGCCCGTGCTGAGCCTGCTGCCCGATGCCGTGCTGGAGACGGTGGCCGGGTCGGTGGTGAACTCCGACGTGCAAGCCAGCAATGTCCCCGTCTATCCCGGGGATACCTTCATTGCCGGGGCGAAGATCCTGCGCCACTACGGAATAGGGCCGCTGCCCGGGGTCGCGATGATGGTCGTGTTGATCTCGAGGTCCGGGTACATCACGGTCACCACCCGCTACGACCGCGCTGCCATCACCGACGAGCAGCTGTTCGCCGAGTGCCTGCTGGCGGGATTCGACGAGGTGCTGGCGCTCGGCGGCGATGGCCGAGCGGAGCCGGCCTCGTTCAGCGACGACACGTCGGCGACGAACGGGAGTGCTGCACAGTGA
- a CDS encoding group I intron-associated PD-(D/E)XK endonuclease, which yields MLLPKRRCTTWAARTATDETSEPVGRHHTKDKGELGVAKAHADLVGKGFYVLFPATEHAPFDLVA from the coding sequence GTGTTGTTACCGAAACGGAGATGTACCACGTGGGCTGCTCGAACCGCAACCGATGAAACGAGCGAGCCAGTGGGTCGACATCACACCAAAGACAAAGGCGAGCTCGGCGTCGCGAAAGCGCATGCCGACCTGGTTGGCAAGGGTTTTTACGTGCTGTTCCCCGCGACCGAGCATGCGCCGTTCGACCTAGTGGCGTAG
- a CDS encoding universal stress protein: MSTYRTIVVGTDGSESSLRAVHRAAEIAAQENAKLIVASAHQPVAEKGGWSRAPSPDHVVDTRAEDSLKSEGYRMHGAAPVYEILQVARDRAKAAGAEDIDEKAIVGAPVDALVKLATDIKADLIVVGDIGLDSVAGRLLGSVPATIARRVKIDILIVHTAN; this comes from the coding sequence ATGAGCACGTATCGGACGATTGTTGTCGGGACCGACGGCTCCGAGTCATCGCTACGCGCGGTCCACCGCGCCGCCGAGATCGCCGCACAGGAGAACGCGAAGCTGATCGTCGCGAGCGCTCATCAACCCGTGGCCGAAAAGGGCGGCTGGTCGAGGGCGCCGTCGCCCGATCATGTGGTCGACACCCGCGCGGAAGACAGCCTCAAGAGCGAGGGGTACAGGATGCACGGGGCTGCCCCCGTCTACGAGATCCTTCAGGTGGCACGCGATCGGGCGAAAGCCGCCGGCGCCGAGGACATCGACGAGAAGGCGATCGTGGGTGCACCCGTCGATGCACTCGTGAAACTGGCCACCGACATCAAGGCAGACCTGATCGTCGTCGGTGACATCGGGCTGGACTCGGTCGCCGGGCGCCTGTTGGGCTCGGTGCCTGCCACCATCGCCCGCCGAGTGAAGATCGACATCCTCATCGTCCACACCGCGAACTAG
- a CDS encoding MBL fold metallo-hydrolase, producing the protein MQKWTIGSLTVHSVLETVVPTRPERLFRGLPSELPPWLYPHYVDDAGNLLVAIQSFFIESGEDLIVVDCCFGEGHDLPYQIPMDPDQYRHSLAAAGFAPGEVTTVICTHLHLDHAGRHTTRHDGAWIPTYPNATYLLTADEYTSWRHSSATNRAAAETVEPLVAHDVLRLTEMDHAITDEIRLVATPGHTPGHTAVRIESGGEVAVISGDVIHHPLQITQPDVQALPDDDPAAAAVTRTRLLQSVAEEQAVLFGTHFAAPTAGTVIADDDRLMWVAM; encoded by the coding sequence ATGCAGAAGTGGACCATCGGCTCGCTGACAGTTCATTCGGTCCTGGAGACGGTGGTGCCGACCCGGCCTGAGCGGCTGTTTCGCGGGTTGCCCTCGGAGCTCCCGCCCTGGCTGTATCCCCATTACGTCGATGACGCCGGCAATCTGCTGGTGGCCATCCAGTCGTTCTTCATCGAATCCGGTGAGGACCTCATCGTGGTCGACTGCTGCTTCGGCGAAGGCCACGACCTGCCGTACCAAATCCCCATGGACCCGGACCAGTACCGACACTCGCTGGCCGCAGCCGGATTCGCCCCCGGTGAGGTGACCACCGTCATCTGCACGCATCTTCACCTCGACCATGCCGGGCGCCACACGACCCGGCATGACGGCGCCTGGATCCCCACCTATCCCAACGCGACGTACTTGCTCACCGCCGATGAGTACACGTCATGGCGGCATTCCTCGGCGACGAACCGCGCGGCCGCCGAGACCGTCGAACCGCTTGTCGCACATGATGTTCTGCGGCTCACCGAGATGGACCACGCGATCACCGACGAGATCCGGTTGGTCGCGACACCGGGTCACACACCGGGGCACACCGCGGTGCGGATCGAATCCGGCGGCGAGGTGGCGGTGATCAGCGGGGACGTCATCCACCATCCGCTGCAGATCACGCAGCCGGATGTGCAGGCCCTGCCCGATGATGACCCGGCCGCGGCCGCGGTGACCCGCACCCGGTTGCTGCAAAGCGTCGCCGAAGAACAGGCCGTGCTGTTCGGCACCCACTTCGCCGCCCCGACCGCAGGCACCGTCATCGCCGACGACGATCGGCTGATGTGGGTGGCGATGTAG
- a CDS encoding FadR/GntR family transcriptional regulator has translation MAQPNVRFQRLAEQVADQLRHRILTGELPDGSILPKEDELLVEYPISKPSLREAMRILEAEGLLTVRRGKLGGAVVHRPDSANLAYTMGLVLGAGQVGLADVGTALLQVEPACAALCAQRADRKRTVVPILRELHEESVRSVSDLLQATSASRRYHEALVRHCGNETMIILAGALEALWSAHEQNWSAQVTDHSTVPVEERRAVLEDHRQVIDAIDMGDAQRARDLAAAHLVNAQQYPGVEGVVDPTMVRTWTQSGPRRP, from the coding sequence GTGGCGCAGCCAAACGTCCGGTTCCAGCGACTTGCCGAACAGGTCGCCGACCAATTGCGGCACCGGATCCTCACGGGGGAACTGCCCGACGGCAGCATCCTCCCCAAGGAGGACGAACTTCTCGTCGAATACCCGATCAGCAAGCCGTCGCTTCGCGAGGCCATGCGCATCCTCGAGGCCGAGGGGCTGTTGACGGTACGACGCGGCAAGCTCGGTGGCGCGGTGGTCCACCGACCCGATTCCGCAAACCTCGCATACACCATGGGGCTGGTACTGGGCGCCGGGCAGGTCGGACTCGCCGACGTGGGTACCGCGCTGCTGCAGGTCGAACCGGCGTGCGCCGCACTCTGCGCCCAACGCGCGGACCGCAAACGCACTGTCGTTCCCATTCTCCGTGAGTTACACGAAGAATCGGTCAGATCGGTATCGGATCTGCTGCAGGCCACCTCGGCCAGTCGGCGGTATCACGAAGCGCTTGTGCGTCACTGTGGCAACGAGACGATGATCATCCTGGCGGGCGCATTGGAGGCATTGTGGTCGGCCCATGAGCAAAACTGGTCGGCCCAGGTGACGGATCACTCGACGGTTCCTGTCGAGGAACGCCGAGCGGTCCTGGAAGATCACCGGCAGGTAATCGACGCGATCGACATGGGCGACGCGCAGCGGGCCCGCGATCTGGCCGCGGCACATCTGGTCAACGCCCAGCAGTACCCGGGCGTCGAGGGCGTCGTCGACCCGACGATGGTGCGCACCTGGACCCAGTCCGGCCCGCGGCGACCGTGA
- a CDS encoding class I adenylate-forming enzyme family protein codes for MKAGDAAHAADAAHYHAAGWWSDRTLSQTVREHALSQPDKPAYVDYPATTFSWYEFDCAASLLASQLAGLGVTPGDRIAVWHGDTAAIHVLFVAIERCGAVVVGIGARAGTREATQILRTTQPRLLISDAARHSSALATGSGLTPEISALVLDGLSLDTDTPSRPQAAGVRADDVFLINSTSGTTGLPKCVVHTQNRWHYFHQQAVANGALTSDDVFLPVIPAPFGFGIWTAHTTPIYLGATAVLLEKFDAAAACEAIARHRVSVLCCVSTQLMMIMADRASRENDLSSLRVVFTGGEALPYQRAADFEELTGATILQFYGSNETGLLSGTTLQDSRERRLRTAGRLVPEMAVRLFDGDDDVTSTGRGQPACRGPATSLGYLGGVDHDKLYTPDGWMRMGDVCEVDGEGYLSVTGRTSDFIVRGGKNISAGEVEDAVMMHSAVAVAAAVAMPDPVFGEKVCIYIEPVAPATDQSIDLPGLVEHLLAQGMSKELLPEQLIVLDELPRSSGGKIAKGQLREDIRMRLGEHYERR; via the coding sequence ATGAAGGCTGGCGACGCCGCCCATGCTGCAGATGCAGCCCATTACCACGCGGCCGGATGGTGGTCGGACCGCACACTCTCGCAGACCGTGCGCGAACACGCCCTCAGCCAACCCGACAAGCCGGCCTATGTCGACTACCCGGCCACCACCTTCAGCTGGTACGAATTCGACTGTGCCGCATCGCTACTCGCCAGCCAACTGGCCGGCCTGGGTGTCACACCCGGCGATCGCATCGCGGTTTGGCACGGCGATACCGCGGCCATCCATGTGCTGTTCGTGGCGATCGAGCGGTGCGGCGCCGTCGTGGTCGGGATCGGTGCCCGCGCCGGGACCCGCGAGGCCACTCAGATCCTGCGGACCACTCAGCCGCGCCTGCTGATCAGTGACGCGGCGCGGCACTCGTCGGCACTGGCCACCGGGTCGGGACTGACACCTGAGATCAGCGCGCTGGTGTTGGACGGCCTGTCCCTCGACACTGACACTCCCTCGCGACCACAGGCGGCGGGCGTCAGGGCCGATGATGTATTCCTGATCAACTCCACGTCGGGCACCACGGGCCTGCCCAAATGTGTTGTGCACACTCAGAACCGGTGGCACTACTTCCACCAGCAGGCGGTTGCCAACGGCGCCCTGACATCCGACGACGTTTTCCTGCCGGTCATCCCCGCTCCGTTCGGGTTCGGCATCTGGACCGCCCACACCACCCCGATCTACCTCGGTGCCACCGCGGTCCTGCTGGAAAAGTTCGACGCAGCGGCCGCGTGCGAGGCGATCGCCCGCCATCGGGTCAGCGTGTTGTGCTGTGTCAGTACCCAATTGATGATGATCATGGCCGACCGGGCATCGCGCGAGAATGACCTGAGCTCGCTGCGCGTGGTATTCACCGGAGGGGAGGCGCTGCCGTATCAGCGGGCCGCCGACTTCGAGGAGCTCACCGGCGCCACCATCCTGCAGTTCTACGGCTCCAACGAAACCGGCCTGCTGAGCGGGACCACACTGCAGGATTCCCGTGAGCGCAGGCTGCGCACCGCCGGACGCCTGGTACCGGAGATGGCGGTCCGTCTGTTCGACGGCGACGATGACGTGACCTCAACCGGGCGCGGGCAGCCGGCCTGCCGCGGGCCGGCCACCAGCCTGGGTTATCTGGGCGGTGTGGACCACGACAAGCTCTACACGCCCGACGGTTGGATGCGGATGGGCGACGTCTGCGAGGTCGATGGCGAGGGCTACCTGTCCGTCACCGGCCGCACCTCGGACTTCATCGTGCGCGGCGGCAAGAACATCAGTGCGGGCGAGGTCGAGGATGCGGTGATGATGCATTCCGCTGTGGCCGTCGCGGCCGCGGTGGCGATGCCCGACCCGGTCTTCGGCGAGAAGGTCTGCATCTACATAGAACCCGTAGCACCCGCCACCGACCAGAGCATCGATCTCCCCGGGCTCGTCGAGCACCTGCTGGCTCAGGGGATGTCGAAGGAACTACTGCCCGAGCAGCTCATCGTGCTCGATGAGCTTCCCCGGTCTTCGGGCGGGAAGATCGCCAAAGGTCAACTCCGCGAAGATATCCGGATGCGGTTGGGAGAGCACTATGAGCGTCGATGA
- a CDS encoding class II aldolase/adducin family protein, whose translation MSVDEVRQGGLKVWSPSVTPPIGVDLTEEQALAVAFRHLASIGFAENMAGHITWQPEGRSEMLVNPWGLWWQELTASDICVVDENAAVVRGRWDVTPAIHIHTELHRMRDDARVVIHNHPYYVSLIAALGKLPDLVHQTGSLFLDDMCFVETYDGEVDSAPRARELAERIGSANLTILANHGVITTGGTVAEAVYRAASIDRVCKLAYQVMLTGREPTAMTRSDMYGMKASLIERAADVYWAGAARMTIKADPDVLT comes from the coding sequence ATGAGCGTCGATGAGGTGCGACAGGGCGGGCTGAAAGTATGGTCGCCGTCGGTCACCCCGCCGATCGGCGTCGACCTGACCGAGGAACAGGCGCTGGCCGTGGCGTTCCGGCACCTGGCCTCCATCGGATTCGCCGAGAACATGGCCGGCCACATCACCTGGCAGCCCGAGGGCCGCTCCGAGATGCTGGTCAATCCGTGGGGTCTGTGGTGGCAGGAGCTCACCGCGTCCGACATCTGCGTGGTCGACGAGAACGCCGCCGTGGTGCGCGGCCGCTGGGATGTCACCCCGGCCATCCACATCCACACCGAACTGCACCGCATGCGCGACGATGCTCGCGTCGTCATCCACAATCACCCCTATTACGTGAGCCTCATCGCTGCGTTGGGGAAGCTACCGGACCTGGTGCACCAGACCGGATCGCTGTTTCTCGACGACATGTGCTTCGTCGAAACCTATGACGGCGAGGTCGATTCGGCGCCGAGGGCCCGCGAACTCGCCGAACGGATCGGCAGCGCCAACCTCACCATCCTGGCCAACCACGGCGTCATCACCACGGGAGGCACCGTGGCGGAGGCCGTGTACCGGGCCGCATCGATAGACCGGGTCTGCAAACTGGCCTACCAGGTGATGCTCACCGGCCGGGAGCCCACGGCAATGACCCGCTCCGACATGTACGGCATGAAGGCCTCGCTCATCGAGCGGGCAGCCGACGTGTACTGGGCTGGGGCGGCCCGCATGACCATCAAGGCCGACCCCGACGTCTTGACCTAG